One Chloroflexota bacterium DNA window includes the following coding sequences:
- a CDS encoding 3D domain-containing protein, with product MIRSKFFRLGAHAAFAGALLIWGLGLQTGAAAAAPDDGAGRAWDARVQNTGMQGLQVRQGPGLDYPTLGVLPEGAYVHVVSGPRFDQDGRDWYQVTGFTQAGTLGWSAGDYLVAGPPAPANAQTTLQAAGTGVAAAGGQSFVATVTAYTYQTPGNGAHGSLTRSGTLAHWGTVAVDPRVIPLGSRLLIDGYSDVFTAEDTGGAVVGNHVEIFFTDSASALQFGVQQRNVTVLPEAASSR from the coding sequence TTGATTCGTTCAAAATTCTTCCGGCTGGGCGCGCACGCGGCGTTTGCCGGCGCGCTGCTCATCTGGGGACTCGGACTGCAGACGGGAGCGGCTGCCGCCGCGCCGGACGATGGCGCCGGGCGGGCGTGGGACGCTCGCGTCCAGAACACGGGCATGCAGGGCCTCCAGGTGCGCCAGGGACCGGGCCTCGACTACCCCACGTTGGGTGTCTTACCCGAAGGCGCGTACGTGCACGTGGTGAGCGGTCCGCGATTTGATCAGGACGGTCGGGACTGGTATCAGGTGACGGGATTTACCCAAGCCGGCACTCTGGGATGGAGCGCCGGTGACTACCTCGTCGCCGGCCCACCGGCGCCGGCCAACGCCCAGACCACGCTTCAGGCCGCGGGCACCGGCGTGGCGGCCGCGGGAGGCCAATCATTCGTCGCAACGGTGACCGCGTACACGTACCAGACGCCCGGAAACGGGGCTCACGGGTCCCTCACGCGCTCGGGCACGCTGGCGCACTGGGGAACCGTCGCGGTAGACCCTCGAGTCATCCCCCTTGGCTCACGTTTGTTGATCGATGGCTACAGCGACGTGTTTACGGCAGAGGACACCGGCGGCGCTGTGGTCGGAAACCACGTGGAGATCTTCTTCACCGACAGTGCGTCGGCGTTGCAGTTCGGGGTCCAGCAGCGGAACGTCACGGTGCTGCCCGAAGCGGCCAGCAGCCGCTAA
- a CDS encoding chemotaxis protein CheA has translation MSAPAGITEEEWELFLEETREQIEALDAAILQLEQTEGDRDLLRETFRLAHTIKGSSAAVGLDAMTRLTHAMESLLDRLRGGQLSITLPLADALFTSCDLLRQMLARANDPAFDAPGVDAAIRQLTEICSGPPQEAAASPEAPAAEVAERRAAPDASAGPRPTLDAGAPETFQPPQPTIETAHADEHDGANRAGGSIRIGVDQLDVLMNLVGELVIDRARIEEIVERWRASAAAGPLGGQIEDVCLHLHRTLDDLRDEVLKSRMVPVSSVLRRLPRVVRDVAQAEGKEVELRISGEETELDRAVVEELADPLVHLVRNSVDHGIETPDERRRQGKSPAGIISIAARHDGNQILIDVSDDGAGVDTARVREIAIARGLIAPDSADALPARELLDLIFVPGFSTASSITEVSGRGVGMDIVRSRIERVNGSIALESEPGRGAHFTIRLPLTLAIIRGLLVTACDRAYAIPLTAVAEVVRVARHEIQSVGRRPATELHGEMLPLVWLDELIDGPRQDRNADAVTAVAVHTAGRRIGIVVERLLGEQDVVIKQVGTFLGQTRGMAGATILVDGRVCPILNIAGLLAGSALTYDAPGSADVPAAPGTRTA, from the coding sequence ATGAGCGCGCCCGCCGGGATCACCGAGGAGGAGTGGGAGCTCTTTCTCGAGGAGACGCGCGAGCAGATCGAGGCGCTGGACGCCGCGATCCTTCAGCTCGAGCAAACCGAGGGGGATAGGGACCTGCTTCGCGAGACCTTCCGGCTCGCCCACACCATCAAGGGCTCCTCCGCTGCCGTCGGGCTCGACGCGATGACTCGACTCACCCACGCGATGGAATCACTGTTGGACCGCCTCCGCGGCGGGCAGCTTTCCATCACCCTTCCGCTCGCTGATGCTCTGTTCACGAGCTGCGACCTCCTCCGGCAGATGCTCGCCCGGGCCAACGATCCCGCATTCGACGCGCCGGGTGTCGACGCCGCCATCCGCCAACTGACGGAGATCTGCAGCGGGCCTCCGCAGGAGGCGGCGGCTTCGCCGGAAGCGCCAGCGGCCGAGGTCGCCGAGCGACGGGCTGCGCCCGACGCGTCCGCCGGTCCGCGGCCCACATTGGACGCCGGCGCGCCTGAGACGTTCCAGCCGCCGCAGCCGACTATCGAAACTGCGCACGCCGACGAGCACGACGGAGCCAATCGGGCGGGCGGCTCCATTCGCATCGGCGTCGACCAGCTTGACGTCCTCATGAACCTCGTCGGCGAGCTGGTGATCGACCGGGCGCGCATCGAAGAGATCGTGGAGCGCTGGCGGGCTTCGGCCGCGGCGGGACCGCTCGGGGGCCAGATCGAGGACGTCTGCCTGCACCTCCATCGCACCCTTGACGACCTCCGCGACGAAGTGTTGAAGAGCCGAATGGTGCCGGTCTCGAGCGTGTTGCGCAGGCTTCCCCGGGTCGTGCGCGACGTCGCCCAGGCGGAGGGTAAGGAGGTGGAGCTGCGAATCTCGGGAGAAGAAACCGAGCTGGACCGCGCCGTCGTCGAGGAGTTGGCCGACCCCCTCGTGCACCTCGTCCGCAATTCCGTGGACCATGGGATTGAGACGCCGGACGAGCGGCGGCGACAGGGCAAGTCGCCGGCTGGAATCATCTCCATCGCAGCCCGTCACGACGGGAATCAGATTCTGATCGACGTGTCTGACGATGGCGCTGGCGTGGATACGGCGCGCGTGCGTGAGATCGCCATCGCCCGCGGCCTGATCGCACCCGATTCAGCAGATGCACTGCCGGCGCGCGAGCTTCTTGACCTGATCTTCGTTCCCGGATTTTCGACGGCCTCATCGATTACGGAAGTCTCGGGGCGAGGAGTGGGTATGGACATCGTTCGATCCCGAATCGAACGGGTCAACGGCTCCATCGCGCTGGAGAGCGAACCGGGACGCGGCGCACACTTCACGATCCGGCTTCCTCTCACGCTGGCCATCATTCGCGGGCTGCTCGTGACCGCGTGCGATCGCGCGTACGCGATACCATTGACCGCCGTGGCCGAGGTGGTTCGGGTCGCCCGGCACGAGATTCAATCAGTCGGACGACGCCCGGCCACCGAGCTGCACGGTGAGATGTTGCCGCTCGTGTGGCTCGATGAGCTGATCGACGGCCCGCGGCAAGATCGAAACGCCGATGCCGTCACGGCTGTCGCGGTCCACACCGCCGGAAGACGGATTGGGATCGTCGTAGAGCGGCTGTTGGGGGAGCAAGACGTGGTGATCAAACAGGTCGGAACGTTTCTGGGCCAGACCCGCGGGATGGCAGGCGCCACGATCCTCGTCGACGGCCGCGTGTGTCCGATTCTCAATATCGCCGGTCTGCTGGCGGGTAGCGCCCTCACCTACGACGCGCCAGGTTCCGCCGACGTCCCGGCCGCCCCGGGGACCCGCACCGCGTGA
- a CDS encoding chemotaxis protein CheW: MTAPSGVDELPVVCFELAGESYAADIGHVREIIRRQDIAPIPRAPDFVEGMTNLRGRVLPVVDLRRLLGFPPGEITRRSRILIVEFGGQLLGAIVDAVTQVVRLPSSSLEPPSRVVSRVETAYMRGVAALGESLVVVLDVDRVLTAAQSKALATLDPQLPPP, encoded by the coding sequence GTGACCGCTCCGTCCGGCGTTGACGAGCTCCCCGTCGTCTGTTTCGAGCTGGCGGGTGAGTCGTACGCGGCGGACATCGGCCACGTGCGCGAGATCATCCGCCGGCAGGACATCGCGCCAATTCCCCGCGCGCCGGATTTTGTTGAGGGGATGACCAACCTTCGCGGCCGCGTGCTCCCGGTCGTGGACCTGCGCCGGTTGCTCGGATTTCCTCCCGGGGAAATCACCCGGCGCAGCCGCATCTTGATCGTCGAATTCGGCGGACAGCTGCTCGGCGCCATCGTCGACGCAGTGACCCAGGTCGTCCGGCTCCCATCTTCGTCGCTCGAACCTCCATCGCGAGTCGTGTCGCGAGTGGAGACGGCCTACATGCGCGGCGTGGCAGCCCTGGGAGAGTCCCTGGTCGTCGTTCTGGACGTCGATCGCGTGCTGACGGCCGCCCAGAGCAAAGCCCTGGCCACCCTCGACCCGCAGCTCCCGCCACCATGA
- a CDS encoding chemotaxis protein CheC, which yields MTILLTATDQEILERAVQLGLAHAASGISGMIGRPVQVRALRVSILPSEQIADRISAGEESVVGISLTLGGDWSARVILLFDPDHARELVDLLLGQPRGTTRGLDDMSRSALAEVGNVMGAFFAGSIADLAGALFVPSTPIVEEAPARALLDRRLADLGSESDSVLLIETVIAEDPEGIGGYFLVVPDPSQLQHLVDTLRNNQ from the coding sequence GTGACCATCTTGCTGACCGCGACGGACCAGGAGATCCTCGAGCGCGCCGTGCAGCTCGGGCTTGCTCATGCCGCCTCGGGCATTTCGGGAATGATCGGCAGGCCCGTTCAAGTCCGCGCTTTGCGCGTATCCATTCTTCCCTCCGAGCAGATCGCGGATCGAATTTCAGCGGGCGAGGAATCCGTGGTCGGGATCTCCCTGACGCTGGGAGGTGATTGGAGTGCACGGGTCATTCTGCTCTTCGATCCAGACCACGCGCGCGAGCTCGTTGATCTGCTGCTCGGACAGCCCCGCGGCACGACTCGAGGTCTCGACGACATGAGCCGATCGGCACTTGCCGAAGTCGGGAACGTCATGGGCGCCTTTTTTGCCGGCTCGATCGCCGATCTGGCGGGCGCATTGTTCGTTCCCTCCACGCCGATCGTCGAGGAAGCACCAGCGCGCGCGCTGCTCGATAGGCGGTTGGCAGACCTGGGCTCTGAATCGGACTCCGTCCTGCTGATCGAAACGGTCATCGCCGAGGACCCCGAAGGAATCGGCGGCTATTTTCTCGTGGTGCCAGACCCGAGCCAGCTTCAGCACCTCGTGGACACGCTGAGGAACAACCAGTGA
- a CDS encoding protein-glutamate O-methyltransferase CheR, producing the protein MEQRAGAQIAPPASDREDADYELILNKALRLFGIDLASYRPDQLRRRLRSMAHRSSAGDLRQYAQLLDDDPAEREAFVHRFAINVSEFFRDPEQFDYLERTILPALLSHGRRAHVWSAGCSAGHEAYSLAVLLAERGDGLAHRILATDIDNVALSRARSGGPYSEKDVRNVSSARRQRHLHRDEQGRWWVNDHARRMITYNRHDLFKDPAPIGIDLIACRNVLIYFTVDARYEICRALAEALRPGGVLFLGATESLADREIPGLTPLHYGFYRRNESGAHR; encoded by the coding sequence ATGGAGCAACGGGCAGGGGCGCAAATCGCTCCGCCGGCCAGCGATCGGGAAGACGCCGATTACGAGCTGATCCTCAACAAGGCTCTTCGCCTGTTCGGGATCGATCTGGCGTCCTATCGTCCCGATCAGCTTCGACGACGGCTCCGAAGCATGGCGCATCGGAGCAGCGCAGGCGATCTGCGGCAGTATGCCCAGCTGCTCGACGACGACCCCGCCGAGCGGGAAGCGTTCGTGCATCGGTTTGCCATCAACGTGTCGGAGTTTTTTCGCGACCCCGAACAGTTCGATTACCTCGAGCGGACGATCTTGCCGGCGCTCCTCTCCCACGGGCGACGCGCACACGTTTGGAGCGCAGGATGCTCGGCCGGACACGAGGCCTACTCCCTGGCGGTCCTCCTTGCGGAGCGGGGGGACGGATTGGCGCACCGCATCCTCGCCACAGATATCGACAATGTGGCTCTTTCGCGCGCCCGCTCCGGCGGGCCGTATTCAGAGAAGGACGTGCGCAACGTGAGCTCGGCGAGGCGCCAGCGGCATCTTCATCGCGACGAACAGGGGCGTTGGTGGGTGAACGATCACGCGCGGCGAATGATCACCTACAATCGCCACGACCTATTCAAGGATCCAGCCCCCATCGGGATCGACCTCATCGCGTGCCGGAACGTTTTGATCTACTTCACCGTAGACGCCCGATACGAGATCTGCCGCGCGCTCGCCGAGGCGCTGCGGCCGGGCGGCGTTTTATTCCTCGGCGCCACCGAGTCCCTCGCTGACCGGGAGATCCCCGGTTTGACGCCTCTTCACTACGGCTTCTATCGTCGGAATGAGTCCGGAGCGCATAGATGA
- the rho gene encoding transcription termination factor Rho, giving the protein MYLSELEAKTREELQDLARDLGVHGTSTMRKQDLIYRLLQAQTEQQGNIFGGGILDIVDEGYGFLRGPSCLPGPNDVYVSQTQIRRLGLRIGDMVTGQIRPPKDNEKYYGLIRVEAVNGVDPEVAKRRPYFDSLTPIFPTKLINLETTPEALTQRLINLVSPIGRGQRGLIVSPPKAGKTTVLKQIANGITTNYPDIHLMVALIGERPEEVTDVKRSVRAEVIASTFDEPVEDHTAVAEMALNRAKRLVEGGRDVVILLDSITRLTRAYNLDVPPSGRTLSGGIDPVALYPPKRFFGAARNIEEGGSLTIMATCLVDTGSRMDDVIYEEFKGTGNMELHLDRKLADRRIFPAIDVLRSGTRREELLLDETTLKQVWLMRRMLAQIGSSDSIELVLNRLVKTKNNQEFLSTLSKAEA; this is encoded by the coding sequence TTGTACCTTAGCGAGCTTGAAGCCAAAACCCGCGAAGAACTCCAGGACCTCGCCCGCGATCTCGGGGTGCATGGCACCAGTACGATGCGGAAGCAGGACCTCATCTACCGCCTCCTTCAGGCGCAGACCGAGCAGCAGGGAAATATATTTGGCGGGGGGATTCTCGACATTGTCGACGAGGGATACGGGTTTCTCCGTGGCCCAAGCTGTTTGCCGGGTCCCAACGACGTCTACGTCTCGCAGACCCAGATTCGGCGGCTTGGCCTACGGATCGGCGACATGGTCACCGGCCAGATCCGCCCACCGAAAGACAACGAGAAGTACTACGGACTGATCCGGGTAGAAGCCGTCAACGGCGTCGATCCCGAGGTTGCGAAGCGCCGACCGTATTTCGATTCGCTGACGCCGATCTTCCCCACGAAGCTCATCAACCTGGAGACCACACCCGAGGCGCTGACCCAGCGTCTGATCAACCTCGTGTCACCGATCGGACGGGGCCAGCGCGGCCTCATCGTCTCACCGCCGAAGGCCGGCAAGACGACGGTGCTCAAGCAAATCGCCAACGGCATCACGACCAACTATCCCGACATTCACCTCATGGTGGCCCTCATCGGCGAGCGGCCCGAGGAGGTGACGGACGTGAAGCGCTCGGTGCGCGCGGAGGTCATCGCCTCCACGTTCGACGAACCGGTCGAGGACCACACGGCTGTCGCAGAGATGGCGCTGAACCGCGCGAAGCGCCTTGTCGAGGGCGGCCGCGACGTGGTGATCCTGCTGGACAGCATCACTCGATTGACTCGGGCGTACAACCTCGACGTGCCGCCCAGCGGGCGCACGCTCTCGGGCGGCATCGATCCGGTGGCCCTCTATCCCCCGAAGCGCTTCTTCGGCGCCGCGCGGAACATCGAGGAAGGCGGAAGCCTAACGATCATGGCAACGTGCCTCGTCGATACCGGCAGCCGGATGGACGACGTGATCTACGAGGAGTTCAAAGGCACCGGCAACATGGAGCTCCACCTCGATCGCAAGCTCGCGGATCGACGTATCTTTCCCGCGATTGACGTCCTCCGAAGCGGGACGCGGCGCGAGGAGCTGTTGCTGGACGAGACGACGCTGAAACAGGTCTGGCTTATGCGCCGAATGCTGGCACAGATCGGGTCGTCTGACAGCATCGAGCTGGTGCTCAACCGGCTCGTCAAGACAAAGAACAATCAGGAATTTCTGTCTACGCTGAGCAAAGCTGAGGCTTAG
- a CDS encoding response regulator, which produces MAKILVVDDAQFMRMKCRNLLQQAGHEVVEAGDGQEAVEVYKANRPDAVLLDVTMPKMDGLEALAEIRKFDPGARVAMLTATGQQAVVTQAIKGGARDFVVKPFDDARVLQAVESLLT; this is translated from the coding sequence ATGGCCAAGATTCTCGTAGTCGATGACGCGCAGTTCATGCGCATGAAGTGCCGCAACCTGCTCCAGCAGGCCGGCCACGAAGTCGTCGAAGCCGGCGATGGACAGGAGGCCGTGGAAGTCTACAAGGCGAATCGGCCCGATGCCGTGCTGCTCGACGTGACCATGCCCAAGATGGACGGCCTCGAGGCGCTCGCCGAGATCCGAAAGTTCGATCCGGGCGCGCGCGTCGCGATGCTGACGGCAACGGGACAGCAAGCGGTCGTGACACAGGCCATCAAAGGCGGCGCGCGCGATTTCGTCGTCAAGCCATTTGACGACGCGCGCGTGCTCCAGGCAGTTGAAAGCCTGCTGACGTGA
- a CDS encoding HD domain-containing phosphohydrolase — protein MSRSAAETPRVRGTVVAVGDVLPEKFAKLLAERGLAVHRAPIAALANPEAAVGAAFRDAESSGPSFVALIAPSEALPEGRDDAVALFRRVEKAGAALVIVGAPREELVDLTEDDAFAPQAWISPPISIPALVTAVRSALTALSMRAELEAARRLAALKDAEARSLFEVGTALSAERDIARLQNLILQRCREMTVADAGSLYLVDEDQDKQPILRFEIAQNDSITASYQRSTMPLTDRSIAGYAALTGETLNIADVYHLPDDAPYGFNRAFDERMGYRTKSMLAVPMRNHEGDIIGVIQLINHKPSLDVKLSSAEVAEREVTPFPHQAEEVLDAFAGQAAVALNNQLLIQNIERLFEGFVRASVTAIEARDPTTSGHSERVAELTVGIAQAVSDIGVGRWREAHFTDEQIREIRYAGLLHDFGKIGVREHVLVKAKKLFDPQLEVIRLRFGYVRKALEAEHNRRQLAIALERDRAAFLAAIGPLDADYRRRIQQLDEDLATIVAANEPTVLAQEAVGQLEEIATRTYMDVEGNERPMLEEPELLALSVRRGSLTEEERVEIESHVSHTYRFLSLMPWTRQLKQLPLIAGAHHEKLDGSGYPNGLKENEIPLQSRMMTIADIYDALTAADRPYKRAVPVDKALDILSQEAQANHIDSELLDIFIQKRIFDIAVTVTMRQAQQALGLAASRA, from the coding sequence ATGAGTCGCAGCGCAGCGGAGACACCCAGGGTTCGGGGAACGGTCGTTGCAGTCGGCGATGTGCTGCCCGAGAAGTTCGCAAAGCTGCTCGCCGAGCGGGGCCTGGCCGTGCATCGCGCTCCCATCGCTGCCCTTGCCAATCCTGAGGCCGCGGTAGGGGCCGCGTTTCGCGACGCCGAGTCCTCGGGTCCATCGTTCGTCGCCCTCATCGCGCCGTCGGAGGCCCTTCCGGAAGGTCGGGACGACGCGGTTGCGCTGTTCCGACGAGTCGAGAAGGCCGGCGCCGCTCTCGTTATTGTTGGCGCGCCGCGCGAGGAGCTCGTCGATCTGACCGAGGACGATGCTTTCGCCCCCCAGGCCTGGATCTCGCCACCGATTAGCATCCCCGCGCTCGTCACCGCGGTCCGGTCCGCGCTCACCGCTCTGTCCATGCGAGCCGAGCTGGAGGCCGCGCGGAGGCTCGCGGCGCTCAAAGACGCGGAGGCGCGGAGCCTCTTTGAGGTCGGGACCGCTCTCTCCGCCGAGCGCGACATCGCCCGGCTCCAGAACCTGATCCTTCAGCGGTGCCGGGAAATGACGGTCGCGGACGCTGGTAGCCTGTATCTCGTCGACGAGGACCAAGACAAGCAACCGATTCTTCGGTTCGAGATCGCCCAGAATGATTCCATCACTGCCAGTTATCAGCGCTCCACGATGCCCTTGACCGACCGAAGCATCGCGGGGTACGCCGCGCTCACCGGCGAGACCCTCAACATCGCCGACGTCTACCACCTGCCGGACGACGCGCCGTACGGGTTCAATCGCGCCTTCGACGAGCGCATGGGATATCGAACCAAATCGATGCTTGCCGTGCCGATGCGTAACCACGAAGGCGACATTATCGGCGTGATTCAGCTCATCAACCACAAGCCGTCGCTCGACGTCAAGCTCTCCTCGGCAGAGGTGGCCGAGCGCGAGGTGACGCCGTTTCCCCACCAAGCGGAGGAGGTGCTGGACGCGTTCGCGGGGCAGGCGGCCGTTGCGCTCAACAATCAGCTTCTCATTCAAAACATCGAGCGACTGTTCGAGGGGTTCGTCCGCGCGTCGGTGACGGCGATTGAGGCTCGAGACCCCACAACCTCCGGCCATTCGGAGCGCGTGGCCGAGCTAACCGTCGGCATTGCCCAGGCCGTGAGCGACATAGGGGTTGGGCGATGGCGCGAGGCGCACTTCACCGACGAACAGATCCGCGAGATCCGGTACGCGGGGTTGCTGCACGACTTCGGAAAGATCGGGGTCCGCGAGCACGTTCTGGTCAAGGCGAAGAAGCTCTTCGATCCGCAGCTCGAGGTGATCCGCCTGCGCTTCGGCTATGTGCGCAAAGCGCTCGAGGCGGAGCACAACCGCCGCCAGCTTGCGATTGCCCTGGAGCGCGACCGCGCGGCGTTTCTCGCGGCGATTGGGCCCCTGGATGCCGACTATCGCCGACGCATTCAGCAGCTCGACGAAGATCTCGCCACCATCGTCGCCGCCAACGAGCCGACCGTTCTTGCACAGGAGGCGGTGGGCCAATTGGAGGAGATCGCCACGCGCACATATATGGACGTTGAGGGCAACGAGCGCCCGATGCTGGAAGAGCCGGAGCTCCTGGCCCTCTCGGTTCGTCGCGGCTCGCTCACGGAAGAAGAGCGGGTCGAGATCGAGTCCCACGTCTCCCACACGTATCGCTTCCTCTCCCTTATGCCGTGGACGCGCCAGCTCAAGCAGCTCCCGCTGATCGCCGGGGCGCATCACGAGAAGCTCGATGGGTCCGGCTACCCGAACGGCCTCAAGGAGAACGAGATTCCGCTGCAGTCGCGCATGATGACCATCGCGGATATTTACGATGCGCTCACGGCAGCCGATCGACCGTACAAGCGCGCGGTTCCCGTGGACAAGGCGCTCGACATCCTGTCCCAGGAAGCACAGGCGAATCACATCGACTCGGAGCTACTCGACATCTTCATCCAGAAGCGCATTTTCGACATCGCCGTGACCGTGACCATGCGTCAGGCCCAGCAGGCTCTCGGCCTCGCGGCCTCTCGCGCCTGA
- a CDS encoding lysylphosphatidylglycerol synthase transmembrane domain-containing protein, with product MNRKVWLGVAVSALLLWLSLRDVDLRQAWIYTQSVNGAYVVPSVALVIVEALLRALKWQILLLPLKRSSFLKLNSATMIGLMANNVLPARAGEFVRAYAGARLAEIPYSTSLATVVIDRVLDGLTVSALFIVVILRQPLPDIVSGAGYVAAGIYIVTLVLLVGLLVRESTTVALATRVLGPLPSRVKAPALRVLQTFVAGLGVFRSAPLLLAAAMISFGLWITYALGIYFMFLMFGMSLSMFQSFVVLLVLTIALTLPSSPGFVGAMEWGFSVSLTQIFGVDNSQAFALALLYHVLQYIPVTAGGVIAVWVERLSMSEIAHAAPGKS from the coding sequence GTGAACCGCAAAGTGTGGCTCGGCGTCGCCGTCAGTGCGCTCCTGCTTTGGCTCTCCCTGCGCGACGTCGACCTTCGCCAGGCGTGGATCTACACGCAGTCAGTCAACGGCGCATACGTCGTCCCATCGGTGGCGCTCGTCATCGTGGAGGCCCTGCTGCGCGCGCTGAAATGGCAGATCCTGCTCCTCCCCTTGAAACGATCGTCGTTTCTCAAGCTGAACTCCGCGACGATGATCGGGCTCATGGCCAACAACGTCCTCCCGGCCCGCGCGGGTGAATTCGTGCGCGCGTACGCGGGGGCGCGCCTCGCCGAGATTCCCTACAGCACCTCGCTCGCCACGGTCGTGATCGATCGGGTGCTCGACGGGCTCACCGTGTCCGCGCTCTTCATCGTAGTAATCCTTCGCCAGCCGCTTCCGGACATTGTGAGCGGGGCCGGCTATGTCGCCGCCGGCATCTACATCGTGACGCTCGTCCTCCTCGTGGGCCTTCTGGTGCGAGAATCGACGACCGTCGCCCTGGCGACACGCGTTCTCGGGCCGCTCCCGTCTCGCGTCAAGGCGCCCGCGCTGCGCGTCCTCCAGACTTTCGTCGCCGGGCTCGGCGTGTTCCGGAGCGCACCGTTGCTCCTCGCCGCGGCCATGATCTCCTTCGGCCTCTGGATCACTTACGCCCTGGGGATCTATTTCATGTTTCTGATGTTTGGCATGTCGCTCTCCATGTTTCAGTCGTTTGTCGTCCTTCTGGTGCTCACCATCGCGCTCACCCTGCCGTCGAGTCCAGGCTTCGTCGGCGCGATGGAATGGGGATTTAGCGTCAGCCTCACACAGATTTTCGGCGTGGACAACTCGCAGGCATTCGCGCTCGCCCTCCTGTATCACGTCCTCCAGTACATTCCGGTCACGGCGGGCGGAGTCATTGCCGTGTGGGTCGAGCGGCTCAGCATGTCCGAAATCGCCCACGCCGCGCCCGGCAAGTCATGA
- the cheB gene encoding chemotaxis-specific protein-glutamate methyltransferase CheB — MSQAPRVSVLIVDSSVVMCHIVAQHLEATDDLRVVGVARNRDAALEMVRALHPDVVTVDALMPNGEGIATIASIMAEHAMPVVVVSEAGEDRMNTAIRGLALGAVEFVAKPESGVRGEQARLGGELVAAVRRAAGSPMQAGRGADEGGPAGRTDGRQKNSRTPGVVAHGASDAAWPPAAARQLIVIGASTGGPSALRAVIPHFSRSLPAAVIIIQHMPHTFTRSLAQRLDGEGQIAVREAQEGDLLVPGVAFMAPGDYHLTVSPEARVHLHKGQPVHGVRPSLDVTLESAAPRYARRILAVVLTGMGSDGARGAAAVKACGGTVIAEHPSTCVVFGMPRAVIEQQCTDQIVPLDQIAEAATAWSNGQGRKSLRRPAIGKTPITS, encoded by the coding sequence GTGAGTCAAGCGCCGCGCGTGTCCGTGCTGATCGTCGACAGCTCCGTGGTGATGTGCCACATCGTTGCTCAGCACCTGGAGGCGACGGACGATCTGCGCGTGGTCGGTGTGGCGAGAAACCGCGATGCAGCCCTCGAGATGGTTCGCGCGCTGCACCCGGACGTCGTCACTGTCGATGCGCTCATGCCGAACGGCGAGGGCATCGCGACCATCGCGTCCATCATGGCGGAGCACGCCATGCCCGTTGTGGTGGTCAGCGAGGCCGGCGAAGACCGGATGAACACCGCGATCCGCGGCCTGGCCCTGGGGGCGGTCGAGTTCGTCGCCAAGCCGGAGTCAGGCGTGCGCGGGGAGCAGGCCCGGTTGGGGGGCGAGCTGGTCGCAGCCGTCCGCAGAGCCGCTGGCAGCCCGATGCAGGCCGGCCGTGGCGCGGACGAGGGCGGGCCGGCGGGGCGGACCGACGGGAGGCAAAAGAATTCGCGAACCCCGGGTGTAGTCGCCCACGGGGCCAGCGATGCGGCCTGGCCTCCCGCGGCGGCGCGCCAGTTGATCGTCATCGGCGCCTCGACCGGCGGACCGAGCGCTCTTCGCGCCGTCATCCCTCACTTCTCCCGGAGCCTCCCCGCGGCGGTGATCATCATTCAGCACATGCCGCATACGTTCACGCGCTCCCTCGCCCAGCGCCTCGATGGGGAGGGCCAGATCGCGGTACGCGAAGCGCAGGAGGGAGATCTCCTCGTGCCTGGCGTCGCCTTCATGGCGCCGGGGGATTATCACTTGACCGTTTCCCCGGAGGCTCGCGTTCACCTTCACAAAGGCCAGCCAGTCCATGGCGTGCGTCCCTCACTGGACGTCACGCTCGAAAGCGCGGCGCCGCGCTACGCGAGGCGAATCCTGGCCGTGGTGCTCACGGGCATGGGATCGGACGGAGCGCGCGGCGCCGCGGCCGTCAAAGCTTGCGGCGGCACGGTAATCGCCGAACACCCGTCGACGTGCGTCGTATTCGGGATGCCCCGCGCCGTCATCGAACAGCAATGCACCGACCAGATCGTTCCCCTCGACCAGATTGCGGAGGCAGCGACGGCATGGAGCAACGGGCAGGGGCGCAAATCGCTCCGCCGGCCAGCGATCGGGAAGACGCCGATTACGAGCTGA